Proteins from one Coregonus clupeaformis isolate EN_2021a chromosome 29, ASM2061545v1, whole genome shotgun sequence genomic window:
- the LOC121571728 gene encoding A-kinase anchor protein 11-like isoform X2 — MDACARIRGVPLRTRASIRKETVRDSGPQCVKSLLRNRKELCSMGLELQTRDTPRLTEIHFVCLPGHSEGEDLTLQALSSLPGDLAELLRSPHVTSLRNEEVLLLKDSRRPADSRDSTTQQCSLKTVCVLRHSSNPSQAIVGVLVGLLGRYAAGVRYALDLQALHKGTAEPCQPEDDDTNQSVSSIEDDFVTALEHLEEEDTGENNNSDGAYLHGNQRDVASQTVPAHKRDKDLSGSRIIISSAHRKSSTNRRSPPEVSVTVQCSRGADSQWTLCSPRARLPSPTRPVSESEESDGSSPSPIIFLDEVGYQKSLKATLDIPQIPGGPTDRVEDSDSEVSEFFDSFDQFDDLDELSSESCTLTLPLDPTSSVTITGPDQKKKYSGTGKSGSKKVSRSCSTMNPHRFDHRSLPANVKKPTPLRSPLPPGSPYGSPDSPRPARTSCEESGGPLFSPVSSSAFSPLGDGALDYFWKTEGDGGDESELKKPQDLCSLYKTYSDFASSLSKEILGSVCGYQSPVDINDNKNLSCVCHKEFQNQSGHIMKLSEIQETVTVSKLQQQPQSLKDGIQRFATDLVEMSLGSALRDLQKGVSSCTTTLCHLAAKLTTSVFQMAFQEIGMRRAYVLKERAINGLAGFLVGEAVSGALKDFLTVKKQMFNSTVTEFAADLAEELVYEGMMEVCQFSHPSTPLTPSDRSFGVGEEDDEEVVSSYASDLSESVLQEAFIELSQADVAFTTQAAISVSLDNIFYVSADDTHTTCSTAADHQANPAEEGPGPSGDNGCTVKKALFCVSGMASCVPVPQAGQAISLFHDSEEICQCKTSLAHTSQTSPKRSCSSESRMVTTASSDATAATQTDLLPKTPFHNFSGNMVDMIVSEACELMTATKMKKKVEDCADFLSKAIVGRGPPSGQEGSVTDQTSLSSLHPPSQNPVRVTCESGSRTSRAVSETRPVMMKDTLEVPWLEMDGREGRKMAPGEEMVPSPGRKSNGTPGTPPSTPQQPSEVSQEKQIKQFSKKLKGKLAKEFSPATPPPTPHYQPGPEPKESPSEMDKADFMLKLMRSLSEEADGNEEEEEEGGVEGLNSGTETGNRPQPELNLLFGGHKMADKGALHYAERLACHIVSMATEMDTLGGVEDGGRRTVEERRDSVAQFSEQTLNTLWIYAGEVAGEVISDVKRLMGSGKCRHRAVKRASQDWSGECPHHHNQPQPSEHSRGCRVGRLAEQWSGDLLSSVLHPSTSTSTPSSGLSSDYPSCESVTDEYAGYLIRVLKKEGGSRELVLDQYASRLAYRSIKLGLAHAARNMKKRPSSSSRHHSSRRLHQDGCRGPNAEPSVPRDEAGRVGSPSSDSDDGSQREYMELVNFAESLAYNITCDVTRKLCVSSVRLPKSLTDSCLYKKFKLEEMAGNLIRNSFSCPLLAKEGKSRQYHSTGSLYDGGYSSGVMQVMEHYARKIVDDTLEMGLASAGHPAQQGPDRHSLSERPSEGGAVGSALGETTCRYCQVSECPFCSRPSRQHHLGAGAGQRRRPDGEVGVCGLEIPEIHIDLDRRAVFAEEIVTTAMEGAKRELSNTSLNADSGIGHDGPSFAESLTAEIMTSVLSNACQTANLSSPGREATESTVSQQLSLSVGDDSLGSWSNLSFEDEHPDETSSFLHLSDSDCTEDKELETKDESCGSVRVDRGQAQAHRLLLVVNSELREMTPDPQHMTFDPQLRSMLQWAAASMADMPMVQLGHSGSRELQQLPAVVQRLKEREWRVGELLQALLRYCEETHTPPQSEPREETPQARRAPHHTPLFQWLLEHA, encoded by the exons ATGGACGCCTGTGCCCGTATCCGAGGAGTTCCTCTCAGGACCAGAGCCTCCATCAGGAAAGAG ACGGTGCGTGACAGCGGGCCTCAGTGTGTGAAGAGCCTTCTGAGGAACAGGAAGGAGCTGTGCAGCATGGGACTAGAGCTACAGACCAGAGACACACCACGCCTGACTGAG ATCCATTTTGTGTGTTTGCCTGGCCACTCTGAAGGGGAGGATCTAACTCTACAG GCCCTGTCGTCTCTCCCAGGGGACCTGGCGGAACTACTGAGGTCTCCCCACGTTACCAGCCTGAGGAACGAAGAGGTGCTGCTACTGAAGGACAGCAGGAGACCAGCCGACAGTAGGGACTCTACTACACAG CAGTGCTCGCTAAAAACAGTGTGTGTTCTAAGACACAGCTCCAACCCCAGCCAGGCCATTGTTGGTGTGTTGGTGGGCCTGCTGGGGCGTTATGCTGCGGGGGTCCGCTATGCCCTGGATCTCCAGGCCCTCCACAAGGGCACGGCTGAACCCTGCCAGCCGGAGGACGATGACACCAACCAGTCTGTGTCTTCCATTGAAGACGACTTCGTCACCGCTCTGGAACACCTAGAGGAGGAGGACACTGGAGAGAATAACAACT ccGATGGCGCTTATCTCCATGGTAACCAGCGTGATGTGGCCTCCCAGACAGTCCCTGCCCACAAGAGAGACAAGGACCTATCAGGCTCCAGGATCATAATCAGCTCTGCCCACAGGAAGTCCTCAACCAATCGCAGGTCTCCCCCAGAGGTGTCCGTTACCGTACAGTGCTCCAGAGGGGCTGACTCCCAGTGGACCCTCTGCAGCCCTAGAGCCCGGCTCCCCTCCCCCACACGCCCTGTCAGCGAATCAGAGGAGTCGGACGGCTCCAGCCCTAGTCCAATCATCTTCCTAGATGAGGTTGGCTACCAGAAAAGTCTCAAAGCGACACTGGACATCCCTCAGATCCCCGGGGGGCCGACGGACAGAGTGGAGGACTCTGACTCTGAGGTCAGCGAGTTCTTCGACAGCTTTGACCAGTTTGACGACCTAGACGAGCTGAGCTCAGAGAGCTGTACACTCACCCTGCCTTTAGACCCGACTTCCTCTGTTACCATTACCGGCCCAGACCAGAAGAAGAAGTACTCTGGTACTGGCAAGTCAGGGTCCAAGAAAGTGTCCCGAAGCTGTTCCACCATGAACCCCCACCGGTTCGACCATCGCAGCCTCCCTGCGAATGTGAAGAAACCCACCCCGCTCAGAAGCCCCCTCCCCCCCGGCTCTCCATATGGATCCCCTGACTCCCCCCGGCCGGCCCGGACCTCCTGTGAGGAGAGTGGAGGTCCTCTGTTCAGCCCCGTCAGCTCCTCAGCCTTCAGCCCTCTGGGAGATGGAGCTCTGGATTACTTCTGGAAGAccgagggagatggaggagacgaGTCAGAGCTAAAGAAACCCCAGGACCTGTGTTCCCTCTACAAGACTTACTCAGACTTTGCCAGCAGTCTGTCCAAGGAGATCCTGGGCTCCGTGTGTGGCTACCAGTCTCCTGTGGACATCAACGACAACAAGAACCTGAGCTGTGTCTGTCACAAGGAGTTCCAGAACCAGTCTGGACACATCATGAAGCTGTCTGAGATCCAGGAGACGGTGACTGTCTCCAAGCTGCAGCAGCAGCCCCAGTCTCTGAAGGACGGCATCCAGAGGTTTGCCACAGACTTGGTAGAGATGAGTCTGGGCAGCGCTCTGAGAGACCTGCAGAAGGGAGTGTCCTCTTGCACCACCACCCTCTGCCACCTGGCCGCCAAACTCACCACTTCCGTCTTTCAGATGGCCTTCCAGGAGATCGGAATGCGCCGCGCCTACGTCCTGAAGGAACGGGCCATCAACGGGCTGGCTGGGTTCCTGGTGGGAGAAGCAGTGTCGGGCGCTCTGAAGGACTTCCTCACGGTGAAGAAGCAGATGTTCAACAGCACCGTGACTGAGTTCGCCGCTGACCTGGCGGAGGAGCTGGTGTATGAGGGGATGATGGAAGTGTGTCAGTTCtctcacccctccacccccctcaccCCCAGTGACCGGTCCTTCGGCGTGGGGGAGGAGGACGATGAGGAGGTGGTGTCCTCCTATGCCTCAGACCTCTCTGAGTCTGTCCTCCAGGAGGCCTTCATCGAACTGTCCCAGGCTGACGTGGCCTTCACCACCCAGGCAGCCATCAGTGTCTCTCTGGACAACATATTCTACGTCAGCGCTGACGACACACACACTACCTGCAGTACTGCTGCCGACCACCAGGCTAACCCTGCCGAGGAAGGCCCAGGTCCGTCAGGGGACAATGGCTGTACTGTGAAGAaggctctgttctgtgtgtctgggATGGCCAGCTGTGTACCTGTcccccaggcaggccaggccatcTCCCTCTTCCACGACTCAGAGGAGATCTGTCAGTGTAAGACCAGCCTGGCCCATACCTCCCAGACCAGCCCCAAGAGGAGCTGCAGCTCAGAGAGCAGAATGGTGACCACAGCCTCCTCTGATGCTACTGCTGCCACACAGACTGACCTGCTGCCAAAGACCCCCTTTCACAACTTCTCTGGCAAcatggtggatatgatagtgagTGAAGCGTGTGAGCTGATGACTGCCACAAAGATGAAGAAGAAGGTGGAGGACTGTGCTGACTTCCTTTCTAAAGCCATTGTTGGTCGGGGACCTCCATCCGGACAGGAGGGTAGTGTCACTGACcagacctccctctcctctctccaccctccttctCAGAACCCAGTGAGAGTGACCTGTGAGTCAGGCTCCAGGACCAGCAGAGCAGTCTCAGAGACCCGGCCTGTGATGATGAAGGACACTCTAGAGGTGCCATGGTTGGAGATGGACGGCCGGGAAGGCAGGAAGATGGCCCCTGGCGAGGAGATGGTTCCCAGCCCTGGTCGCAAGTCCAATGGGACCCCTGGTacgcccccctccaccccccagcAGCCCAGCGAGGTGTCCCAGGAGAAGCAGATCAAGCAGTTCTCCAAGAAGCTGAAAGGCAAACTGGCCAAGGAGTTCTCTCCCGCcacccctcctcccaccccccACTACCAGCCAGGGCCTGAGCCCAAAGAGTCTCCCTCTGAGATGGACAAGGCTGACTTCATGCTCAAACTGATGAGGTCTCTGTCTGAGGAGGCAGACGGGaacgaggaagaggaggaagagggtggAGTAGAAGGGCTTAACTCTGGAACCGAGACAGGAAACCGTCCGCAGCCAGAACTCAACCTCTTGTTTGGAGGACACAAGATGGCCGACAAGGGAGCCCTCCATTACGCAGAGCGCCTGGCGTGCCACATCGTCTCCATGGCGACAGAGATGGACACCCTGGGAGGAGTGGAGGATGGAGGTAGGAGGacggtggaggagaggagagacagcgtGGCCCAGTTCTCGGAGCAGACCCTGAACACGCTGTGGATCTACGCTGGTGAGGTAGCGGGAGAGGTGATCAGCGACGTGAAGAGGTTGATGGGGTCAGGAAAGTGTCGTCACAGAGCAGTCAAACGAGCCAGCCAGGACTGGTCAGGGGAATGCCCTCACCACCACAACCAACCCCAGCCCAGTGAACACAGCAGGGGCTGCAGGGTGGGTCGTCTGGCTGAACAGTGGTCTGGtgacctcctctcctctgtcctccacccatcAACTTCCACCTCTACCCCCAGCTCTGGCCTGTCCTCTGACTACCCCAGCTGTGAAAGTGTGACAGATGAGTACGCTGGCTACCTCATCAGGGTGTTGAAGAAAGAGGGAGGCAGCAGAGAGCTGGTCCTGGATCAGTATGCCAGCCGTCTGGCCTACCGCTCCATCAAACTGGGCCTGGCCCATGCTGCCCGCAACATGAAGAagagaccctcctcctcctctaggcACCACTCCTCCAGGAGGCTCCACCAGGATGGCTGCAGGGGGCCCAACGCTGAGCCGTCTGTACCCAGGGACGAAGCAGGGAGAGTGGGATCTCCTTCCAGCGACTCTGATGATGGGAGCCAGAGGGAGTACATGGAGCTGGTGAACTTCGCAGAGTCGTTGGCGTACAACATCACCTGTGACGTCACACGCAAACTCTGTGTGTCGTCGGTCAGACTACCCAAGTCCCTGACTGACTCGTGTCTGTATAAGAAATTCAAGCTGGAGGAAATGGCAGGGAACCTGATCAGGAACTCCTTTTCATGCCCCCTGCTGGCGAAGGAGGGAAAGAGCAGGCAGTACCACAGCACAGGCAGCCTGTACGACGGAGGCTACAGCAGTGGAGTCATGCAG GTCATGGAGCACTATGCCAGGAAGATAGTGGACGACACGCTGGAGATGGGCCTGGCCTCGGCCGGACACCCAGCCCAGCAGGGTCCAGACAGACACTCCCTCTCTGAGAGGCCGTCTGAGGGGGGAGCAGTGGGCTCTGCACTGGGGGAGACAACCTGCCGATACTGCCAG GTTAGTGAGTGTCCGTTCTGCTCGCGGCCTAGCAGGCAGCACCACCTTGGGGCAGGAGCAGGCCAGAGGAGGAGGCCGGACGGGGAGGTGGGGGTGTGTGGCCTGGAGATCCCTGAGATCCACATCGATCTGGACCGCAGGGCAGTGTTCGCAGAGGAGATCGTCACTACGGCAATGGAGGGGGCGAAACGAGAGCTGAGCAACACCAGCCTGAACGCAGACAGCGGGATCGGACACGACGGGCCCAGCTTTGCCGAGAGTCTGACCGCAGAGATCATGACGTCCGTGCTGTCCAACGCATGCCAGACCGCCAACCTCAG CTCTCCGGGCAGGGAGGCCACAGAGTCCACGGTGTCCCAGCAGCTCAGTCTGAGCGTGGGAGACGACAGTCTGGGCAGCTGGTCCAACCTCAGCTTTGAGGATGAACACCCTGACGAGACCAGTAGCTTCCTGCACCTCAGCGACAG